A genomic stretch from Falco cherrug isolate bFalChe1 chromosome 1, bFalChe1.pri, whole genome shotgun sequence includes:
- the MILR1 gene encoding allergin-1 isoform X3 — MVFLTILLFSYLQMSQQIQKTTANSKEMISNPRLIPVHGTLNIVRNQNVTLSCHSDSGSPPVRYTLFKHNQKVSTLNRPDLTPSLFNLTINSANDVGEYKCKAENNISSGGKYSNSLNFTLLEPVSKPMLSSPTAQAKKGQNVTLSCLSENGSLPITYIFFRGRQSISPPVKMQKREAAVIFLFINSSSDFGPYKCRAENSVHNNTKYSNSFNFTLAEERSHSQPLIISLGLILLLCVIGFALAIPFFIIPSYKAKKFKSTMSPTGFTSTTNAEESEDYVIYAEIEPVKTEEYINFSAIRREDGKAEERACATIYSKAIFRD; from the exons ATGGTTTTTCTCACAATTCTGCTGTTTTCCTACC tTCAAATGTCCCAGCAGATTCAGAAAACTACTGCAAATAGCAAAG agatGATATCTAATCCCAGGCTCATACCTGTTCACGGGACTTTGAACATAGTGAGGAACCAGAACGTGACCCTCTCCTGCCACTCAGACTCCGGATCTCCACCTGTCAGATACACATTGTTTAAACACAATCAGAAGGTATCCACTTTAAATAGGCCAGACTTGACTCCCAGTTTGTTTAACTTGACTATCAACTCTGCCAATGATGTGGGTGAATACAAATGCAAAGCTGAGAATAACATCTCCAGTGGTGGGAAATACAGCAACAGTCTCAACTTCACCCTTCTAG agCCAGTTTCCAAACCCATGCTGAGCTCACCCACCGCTCAAGCAAAGAAAGGCCAGAATGTGACCCTGTCTTGTCTCTCAGAGAACGGCTCTCTTCCTATCACATACATATTCTTCAGAGGAAGGCAAAGCATCTCTCCCCCAGTGAAGATGCAGAAGAGGGAagcagctgtgatttttctaTTTATCAATTCCTCTAGTGACTTTGGACCCTATAAATGCAGAGCTGAAAATAGTGTTCAcaataatacaaaatacagcaacagTTTCAACTTTACATTAGCAG aagagagAAGCCATTCTCAGCCCTTGATCATTTCTCTTGGGCTAATCCTGCTACTATGCGTAATAGGATTTGCTCTGGCAATTCCATTTTTCATAATTCCTTCATATAAAGCAA AAAAATTTAAGTCTACTATGTCCCCAACTGGCTTTACTTCAACAACAAATGCAGAAGAGTCTGAAGACTACGTCATATATGCAGAGATTG AGCCtgttaaaacagaagaataCATCAATTTTTCTGCTATTAGAAGAGAAGatggaaaag CAGAAGAGAGGGCATGTGCTACAATCTATTCAAAGGCCATTTTCAGAGACTGA
- the MILR1 gene encoding allergin-1 isoform X2, with product MVFLTILLFSYLQMSQQIQKTTANSKEMISNPRLIPVHGTLNIVRNQNVTLSCHSDSGSPPVRYTLFKHNQKVSTLNRPDLTPSLFNLTINSANDVGEYKCKAENNISSGGKYSNSLNFTLLVFFFTEPVSKPMLSSPTAQAKKGQNVTLSCLSENGSLPITYIFFRGRQSISPPVKMQKREAAVIFLFINSSSDFGPYKCRAENSVHNNTKYSNSFNFTLAEERSHSQPLIISLGLILLLCVIGFALAIPFFIIPSYKAKKFKSTMSPTGFTSTTNAEESEDYVIYAEIEPVKTEEYINFSAIRREDGKEERACATIYSKAIFRD from the exons ATGGTTTTTCTCACAATTCTGCTGTTTTCCTACC tTCAAATGTCCCAGCAGATTCAGAAAACTACTGCAAATAGCAAAG agatGATATCTAATCCCAGGCTCATACCTGTTCACGGGACTTTGAACATAGTGAGGAACCAGAACGTGACCCTCTCCTGCCACTCAGACTCCGGATCTCCACCTGTCAGATACACATTGTTTAAACACAATCAGAAGGTATCCACTTTAAATAGGCCAGACTTGACTCCCAGTTTGTTTAACTTGACTATCAACTCTGCCAATGATGTGGGTGAATACAAATGCAAAGCTGAGAATAACATCTCCAGTGGTGGGAAATACAGCAACAGTCTCAACTTCACCCTTCTAG ttttcttttttacagagCCAGTTTCCAAACCCATGCTGAGCTCACCCACCGCTCAAGCAAAGAAAGGCCAGAATGTGACCCTGTCTTGTCTCTCAGAGAACGGCTCTCTTCCTATCACATACATATTCTTCAGAGGAAGGCAAAGCATCTCTCCCCCAGTGAAGATGCAGAAGAGGGAagcagctgtgatttttctaTTTATCAATTCCTCTAGTGACTTTGGACCCTATAAATGCAGAGCTGAAAATAGTGTTCAcaataatacaaaatacagcaacagTTTCAACTTTACATTAGCAG aagagagAAGCCATTCTCAGCCCTTGATCATTTCTCTTGGGCTAATCCTGCTACTATGCGTAATAGGATTTGCTCTGGCAATTCCATTTTTCATAATTCCTTCATATAAAGCAA AAAAATTTAAGTCTACTATGTCCCCAACTGGCTTTACTTCAACAACAAATGCAGAAGAGTCTGAAGACTACGTCATATATGCAGAGATTG AGCCtgttaaaacagaagaataCATCAATTTTTCTGCTATTAGAAGAGAAGatggaaaag AAGAGAGGGCATGTGCTACAATCTATTCAAAGGCCATTTTCAGAGACTGA
- the MILR1 gene encoding allergin-1 isoform X1 codes for MVFLTILLFSYLQMSQQIQKTTANSKEMISNPRLIPVHGTLNIVRNQNVTLSCHSDSGSPPVRYTLFKHNQKVSTLNRPDLTPSLFNLTINSANDVGEYKCKAENNISSGGKYSNSLNFTLLVFFFTEPVSKPMLSSPTAQAKKGQNVTLSCLSENGSLPITYIFFRGRQSISPPVKMQKREAAVIFLFINSSSDFGPYKCRAENSVHNNTKYSNSFNFTLAEERSHSQPLIISLGLILLLCVIGFALAIPFFIIPSYKAKKFKSTMSPTGFTSTTNAEESEDYVIYAEIEPVKTEEYINFSAIRREDGKAEERACATIYSKAIFRD; via the exons ATGGTTTTTCTCACAATTCTGCTGTTTTCCTACC tTCAAATGTCCCAGCAGATTCAGAAAACTACTGCAAATAGCAAAG agatGATATCTAATCCCAGGCTCATACCTGTTCACGGGACTTTGAACATAGTGAGGAACCAGAACGTGACCCTCTCCTGCCACTCAGACTCCGGATCTCCACCTGTCAGATACACATTGTTTAAACACAATCAGAAGGTATCCACTTTAAATAGGCCAGACTTGACTCCCAGTTTGTTTAACTTGACTATCAACTCTGCCAATGATGTGGGTGAATACAAATGCAAAGCTGAGAATAACATCTCCAGTGGTGGGAAATACAGCAACAGTCTCAACTTCACCCTTCTAG ttttcttttttacagagCCAGTTTCCAAACCCATGCTGAGCTCACCCACCGCTCAAGCAAAGAAAGGCCAGAATGTGACCCTGTCTTGTCTCTCAGAGAACGGCTCTCTTCCTATCACATACATATTCTTCAGAGGAAGGCAAAGCATCTCTCCCCCAGTGAAGATGCAGAAGAGGGAagcagctgtgatttttctaTTTATCAATTCCTCTAGTGACTTTGGACCCTATAAATGCAGAGCTGAAAATAGTGTTCAcaataatacaaaatacagcaacagTTTCAACTTTACATTAGCAG aagagagAAGCCATTCTCAGCCCTTGATCATTTCTCTTGGGCTAATCCTGCTACTATGCGTAATAGGATTTGCTCTGGCAATTCCATTTTTCATAATTCCTTCATATAAAGCAA AAAAATTTAAGTCTACTATGTCCCCAACTGGCTTTACTTCAACAACAAATGCAGAAGAGTCTGAAGACTACGTCATATATGCAGAGATTG AGCCtgttaaaacagaagaataCATCAATTTTTCTGCTATTAGAAGAGAAGatggaaaag CAGAAGAGAGGGCATGTGCTACAATCTATTCAAAGGCCATTTTCAGAGACTGA
- the MILR1 gene encoding allergin-1 isoform X4, whose amino-acid sequence MVFLTILLFSYLQMSQQIQKTTANSKEMISNPRLIPVHGTLNIVRNQNVTLSCHSDSGSPPVRYTLFKHNQKVSTLNRPDLTPSLFNLTINSANDVGEYKCKAENNISSGGKYSNSLNFTLLVFFFTEPVSKPMLSSPTAQAKKGQNVTLSCLSENGSLPITYIFFRGRQSISPPVKMQKREAAVIFLFINSSSDFGPYKCRAENSVHNNTKYSNSFNFTLAEKFKSTMSPTGFTSTTNAEESEDYVIYAEIEPVKTEEYINFSAIRREDGKAEERACATIYSKAIFRD is encoded by the exons ATGGTTTTTCTCACAATTCTGCTGTTTTCCTACC tTCAAATGTCCCAGCAGATTCAGAAAACTACTGCAAATAGCAAAG agatGATATCTAATCCCAGGCTCATACCTGTTCACGGGACTTTGAACATAGTGAGGAACCAGAACGTGACCCTCTCCTGCCACTCAGACTCCGGATCTCCACCTGTCAGATACACATTGTTTAAACACAATCAGAAGGTATCCACTTTAAATAGGCCAGACTTGACTCCCAGTTTGTTTAACTTGACTATCAACTCTGCCAATGATGTGGGTGAATACAAATGCAAAGCTGAGAATAACATCTCCAGTGGTGGGAAATACAGCAACAGTCTCAACTTCACCCTTCTAG ttttcttttttacagagCCAGTTTCCAAACCCATGCTGAGCTCACCCACCGCTCAAGCAAAGAAAGGCCAGAATGTGACCCTGTCTTGTCTCTCAGAGAACGGCTCTCTTCCTATCACATACATATTCTTCAGAGGAAGGCAAAGCATCTCTCCCCCAGTGAAGATGCAGAAGAGGGAagcagctgtgatttttctaTTTATCAATTCCTCTAGTGACTTTGGACCCTATAAATGCAGAGCTGAAAATAGTGTTCAcaataatacaaaatacagcaacagTTTCAACTTTACATTAGCAG AAAAATTTAAGTCTACTATGTCCCCAACTGGCTTTACTTCAACAACAAATGCAGAAGAGTCTGAAGACTACGTCATATATGCAGAGATTG AGCCtgttaaaacagaagaataCATCAATTTTTCTGCTATTAGAAGAGAAGatggaaaag CAGAAGAGAGGGCATGTGCTACAATCTATTCAAAGGCCATTTTCAGAGACTGA